The proteins below come from a single Nitrosospira sp. Is2 genomic window:
- a CDS encoding GNAT family protein, translating to MTWLEPVQLTGAAVTLIPLGINHVEPLKAAVMDGELWKLWFANVPSCDQMEDYVMRAVESSAKGNVAFAVRLNSTHKIAGTTRFYNVDEINRRPMLGYTWYANSVCRTRVNTECKLLLLQYAFEEKNAIAVEFRTHYFNQVSRTAIERLGAKQDGILRSHQMMRDGSIRDTVIYSILGHEWPAVKSNLTSKLIAYDRGED from the coding sequence ATGACCTGGCTTGAACCTGTACAATTGACGGGCGCAGCCGTGACGCTGATTCCCCTTGGAATCAATCATGTCGAGCCTCTGAAGGCGGCTGTCATGGATGGAGAGCTCTGGAAGCTCTGGTTTGCGAACGTCCCCTCCTGCGACCAGATGGAAGACTATGTGATGCGGGCTGTTGAAAGTTCAGCCAAGGGAAATGTTGCATTTGCCGTCAGGCTTAACAGCACGCACAAAATCGCGGGAACGACGCGTTTCTATAACGTGGATGAAATCAACCGACGGCCGATGCTCGGCTACACCTGGTACGCGAACTCAGTCTGCAGGACGAGGGTGAACACCGAATGCAAGCTGCTGCTGCTTCAATATGCGTTTGAGGAAAAAAACGCCATCGCGGTCGAGTTCAGGACGCATTATTTCAACCAGGTCTCCAGAACCGCGATTGAACGCCTGGGAGCCAAGCAAGACGGAATTCTGCGCAGCCACCAAATGATGCGCGACGGTTCAATTCGAGATACGGTTATTTACTCGATTCTTGGCCATGAGTGGCCCGCCGTAAAAAGCAACCTGACGAGTAAGCTCATAGCCTATGATCGCGGCGAGGATTAA
- a CDS encoding alpha/beta hydrolase encodes MLFKLGILAATGYAVLAGVLFLIQSRFVYYPETGRAIIGTPDAHGLDYESVKIATEDGETLNGWFVPAKDATATVLFFHGNAGNISTRMGYLLMFYRLGYNTLIIDYRGYGESSGTPSEQGTYRDAQAAWRYLTEQRNIPSTRIALLGESLGGAVATWLAVREKPALLVLASAFTSVDDMAAAIYPFLPTHLLTRFQYNTRDYLRGVTCPVFVAHSPQDEIVPFAQGQALYASSPEPKQFVELQGGHNNGFIYMREEWVRALGDFMARNL; translated from the coding sequence ATGCTTTTCAAATTGGGCATTCTGGCTGCTACTGGTTACGCTGTTCTTGCTGGAGTCCTATTCCTCATCCAGTCACGCTTTGTTTACTATCCGGAAACTGGACGGGCCATTATCGGCACGCCGGATGCTCATGGGCTCGACTATGAGTCGGTAAAAATTGCTACGGAAGATGGAGAAACATTGAACGGCTGGTTTGTTCCGGCGAAAGACGCAACGGCGACGGTATTGTTTTTCCATGGCAACGCAGGAAACATTTCGACCCGGATGGGATACCTGCTGATGTTTTACCGTCTCGGGTACAACACATTGATCATTGACTATCGCGGCTATGGCGAAAGCAGCGGAACGCCATCCGAGCAGGGTACTTATCGCGATGCCCAGGCCGCGTGGCGATATCTCACCGAGCAAAGAAATATTCCATCAACGCGCATTGCGCTGCTTGGCGAATCGCTGGGGGGGGCGGTCGCAACCTGGCTCGCCGTGCGCGAAAAACCCGCCTTATTGGTGTTAGCTTCCGCGTTCACCTCGGTGGACGATATGGCGGCGGCAATTTACCCGTTTCTGCCGACGCACCTGTTGACCCGTTTCCAATACAACACCCGGGACTACCTGCGGGGCGTTACCTGCCCGGTATTCGTTGCGCACAGTCCGCAGGATGAAATCGTGCCGTTTGCGCAGGGCCAGGCCCTGTACGCATCGTCACCCGAGCCAAAACAGTTCGTGGAGTTGCAGGGCGGGCACAACAACGGGTTCATATACATGCGCGAGGAGTGGGTGCGCGCATTGGGCGACTTTATGGCCAGGAATTTATAA
- a CDS encoding M48 family metalloprotease, translating into MTTMRRISGLKFIVPLVGLLLLGGCAANPVTGKQNFTLMTEADEIRRGEKAAANVPEVYGIYSESPALQDYVNEIGQKLSKNSHRPQLNYHFTVVDSPQVNAFALPGGYIYVTRGILAYLNSEAELAAVLGHELGHVTARHSVRQYSAATAANVAATIGGVVAGIFVPQLGGALAQGVQSLLGVTGDALLSGYGRSHELEADRLGAEYLARSGYDPQAMIKVIRVLKNQELFDIAAAQQEGREPRRYHGLFSTHPDNDTRLQEVVGEAQQYAQPGAIDDRRTEFLRQTEGLTFGDPVNQGVVRGNTFHHKEMGFTLSFPPEWRIRNKPNEVVATSPDGDALMVLSRFDSPRGSPADLARERFRLGSSTEISSTVSNGLPTAVVTANTQNGERFTAGVIYLDNNAYLVAGRGDSRAAFERHHPVIARAIESFRPLTDAEKEGIKALEIRTITAAKGLTYAELARESPLGAHAEGYLRLLNGQYPEGEPITGQLIKIVK; encoded by the coding sequence ATGACCACAATGAGAAGGATAAGCGGACTCAAATTCATCGTTCCTCTCGTCGGCCTGCTTCTGTTAGGCGGCTGCGCAGCCAATCCGGTGACCGGCAAGCAGAACTTCACGCTCATGACGGAAGCCGACGAGATCCGCAGGGGAGAGAAAGCGGCTGCCAATGTGCCCGAAGTTTATGGGATTTACAGCGAGTCGCCGGCTTTGCAAGATTACGTCAACGAGATCGGGCAAAAACTCTCGAAAAACAGCCACCGGCCTCAGCTCAATTATCATTTCACCGTCGTCGACAGTCCTCAGGTAAATGCTTTTGCCCTACCCGGCGGTTATATTTATGTCACGCGGGGTATTCTGGCCTACCTTAATTCAGAAGCCGAGCTCGCTGCCGTGCTCGGGCATGAACTAGGCCATGTCACGGCACGCCATAGCGTGCGGCAATATAGTGCCGCCACCGCCGCGAACGTTGCTGCCACGATCGGCGGGGTTGTGGCTGGAATATTTGTGCCGCAGCTGGGCGGAGCGCTTGCACAAGGTGTTCAAAGCCTGTTGGGCGTTACGGGTGATGCCCTGCTTTCCGGCTACGGCCGCAGCCATGAGCTGGAAGCCGATCGCCTGGGAGCGGAATATCTGGCGCGAAGCGGCTATGATCCCCAGGCAATGATCAAAGTCATCCGCGTACTCAAAAATCAGGAACTGTTCGATATTGCGGCCGCCCAACAAGAGGGTCGGGAGCCGCGTCGCTATCATGGGCTTTTTTCCACCCATCCCGACAATGACACTCGCTTGCAGGAAGTGGTCGGTGAGGCCCAGCAATATGCCCAGCCCGGCGCGATAGACGATCGACGCACGGAGTTTCTGCGCCAAACCGAAGGTTTGACTTTCGGGGATCCTGTCAACCAGGGGGTGGTACGAGGAAATACATTTCATCACAAGGAGATGGGCTTCACATTGTCGTTTCCGCCCGAGTGGCGAATACGAAACAAGCCCAACGAAGTTGTCGCTACCAGCCCTGATGGGGACGCATTGATGGTGTTAAGTCGATTCGATAGTCCCCGCGGTTCCCCCGCTGATCTTGCACGCGAACGATTTCGCCTTGGAAGCTCTACAGAAATTTCGTCGACGGTCAGCAATGGGTTGCCTACTGCTGTGGTGACCGCGAATACGCAGAACGGAGAACGCTTCACGGCCGGAGTGATTTATCTCGACAATAACGCGTATCTCGTGGCAGGACGGGGCGATTCACGGGCCGCATTCGAGCGCCATCATCCAGTCATCGCCCGCGCGATTGAAAGTTTTCGCCCGCTAACCGATGCGGAGAAAGAAGGAATCAAGGCACTTGAGATCCGAACCATTACGGCAGCCAAGGGCCTCACCTATGCCGAACTGGCGAGAGAGTCTCCTCTGGGCGCCCACGCTGAAGGCTATTTGCGCTTGCTCAATGGCCAGTATCCCGAAGGTGAACCGATTACGGGTCAGCTCATCAAAATTGTGAAGTAG
- the ppa gene encoding inorganic diphosphatase, which yields MNLDRVNSGRDVPNDFNVIIEIPMNADPIKYEVDKETGAMFVDRFMSTSMHYPCNYGYVPHTLSDDGDPVDVLVISPVPLISGVVVRCRPLGMLKMTDEAGEDAKILAVPIDKLCSLYRKKKSHEDLPELVRAQISHFFEHYKDLEPGKWVKINGWVGVKEAKAEIVDGVKRYNSAKKKPMF from the coding sequence ATGAATCTCGATCGGGTAAATTCTGGCCGTGACGTCCCGAATGATTTCAACGTCATCATAGAAATACCCATGAATGCTGATCCCATCAAATACGAAGTGGATAAGGAGACCGGCGCAATGTTCGTTGATCGTTTCATGTCAACGTCAATGCACTACCCATGCAATTATGGCTACGTTCCCCATACTCTATCGGACGACGGAGACCCGGTGGATGTGCTGGTGATCTCGCCGGTTCCACTCATTTCCGGCGTAGTCGTCCGCTGCAGACCGCTCGGTATGTTAAAAATGACTGATGAAGCCGGCGAGGACGCCAAAATATTAGCGGTGCCCATCGACAAGTTGTGCAGTCTCTACCGCAAAAAAAAATCCCATGAGGATCTACCTGAACTGGTACGTGCGCAAATCTCGCATTTCTTCGAGCACTACAAAGATCTTGAACCCGGCAAGTGGGTCAAGATAAATGGCTGGGTGGGAGTCAAGGAAGCCAAAGCAGAAATTGTAGACGGGGTGAAACGCTATAATTCGGCGAAGAAAAAGCCTATGTTCTAA
- the rho gene encoding transcription termination factor Rho, with protein sequence MHLSDLKNFHVTELVEMAIANEIDGANRLRKQDLIFALLKNQARKGESIYGEGTLEVLQDGFGFLRSPDTSYLAGPDDIYVSPSQIRRFNLHTGDSIEGEIRTPKDGERYFALVKVDKVNNEPPENSKHKILFENLTPLFPTERLQLERDIKAEENITSRIIDLIAPIGKGQRGLLVASPKSGKTVMLQHIAHAIAANCPDVILMVLLIDERPEEVTEMIRSVRGEVISSTFDEPAVRHVQVADMVIEKAKRLVEHKKDVVILLDSITRLARAYNTVVPASGKVLTGGVDANALQRPKRFFGAARNIEEGGSLTIIATALVDTGSRMDDVIYEEFKGTGNMEIHLDRRMAEKRIYPAINVNRSGTRKEELLIKPDVLQKIWVLRKLLYPMDELEAMEFLLDKIKATKNNADFFDSMRRV encoded by the coding sequence ATGCATTTATCAGACCTCAAGAATTTTCACGTCACCGAACTGGTAGAGATGGCCATCGCCAATGAGATCGACGGCGCTAATCGTCTGCGAAAACAGGATCTGATTTTCGCATTACTGAAAAACCAGGCGCGGAAAGGCGAGAGCATTTACGGTGAGGGGACGCTGGAAGTGTTGCAGGATGGTTTTGGTTTTCTACGCTCGCCGGATACCTCGTATTTGGCCGGACCCGACGACATCTATGTCTCACCGAGCCAGATCAGGAGATTCAACCTGCACACGGGGGACTCCATAGAAGGGGAAATCCGCACCCCCAAGGATGGAGAACGTTACTTCGCTTTGGTCAAGGTGGATAAGGTCAACAACGAGCCGCCGGAAAATTCCAAGCACAAGATACTATTTGAAAATCTCACCCCCCTCTTTCCTACCGAGCGATTGCAGCTCGAACGCGACATCAAAGCCGAAGAAAACATCACCAGCCGCATTATCGACCTTATCGCACCAATTGGTAAGGGACAGCGCGGATTGCTGGTCGCAAGCCCCAAATCCGGAAAAACAGTAATGCTTCAGCACATCGCTCACGCGATCGCGGCCAATTGTCCGGATGTCATCCTAATGGTGCTGCTGATAGATGAGCGCCCGGAGGAAGTTACCGAGATGATCCGCTCCGTTAGAGGGGAGGTGATTTCTTCCACATTTGACGAGCCCGCTGTGCGGCACGTTCAGGTGGCCGATATGGTGATCGAAAAAGCCAAACGGCTGGTAGAGCATAAAAAAGACGTGGTGATACTGCTGGACTCGATCACGCGACTTGCACGCGCCTACAATACGGTCGTGCCCGCATCCGGCAAGGTTTTAACCGGCGGCGTCGACGCAAACGCGTTGCAACGTCCCAAGCGTTTTTTCGGCGCAGCTCGAAATATCGAGGAAGGCGGATCGCTTACGATTATTGCGACCGCGTTGGTTGATACCGGTTCGCGCATGGATGATGTAATTTACGAAGAATTCAAGGGTACAGGTAACATGGAAATACACCTGGACCGGCGCATGGCGGAAAAACGCATTTATCCCGCCATCAACGTTAACCGCTCCGGTACCCGCAAGGAAGAATTGTTAATCAAACCTGACGTGCTGCAGAAGATCTGGGTGCTACGCAAGCTCCTCTATCCAATGGATGAATTGGAGGCAATGGAATTTTTGCTGGACAAGATCAAGGCTACCAAAAATAATGCGGATTTCTTTGATTCGATGCGGCGGGTCTGA
- a CDS encoding glutamine--tRNA ligase/YqeY domain fusion protein encodes MTNNADTYAAPTSASNFIRNIIEEDNRSGKWGGRVETRFPPEPNGYLHIGHAKSICLNFGLARDYDGICHLRLDDTNPEKEEQEYVDSICGSVRWLGFDWGDHLHYASDYFDKLYEFAELLIRQGKAYVDSLTADEIRTLRGTLTKAGQNSPYRDRSVEENLAMFRRMKAGEFSDGMHVLRLKIDMASPNINLRDPVIYRIRHAHHHRTGDKWCIYPMYDYTHCVSDALERITHSLCTLEFEDHRPLYDWVLDQLSDVVPCHPQQIEFARLNLTYSVMSKRKLIELVNGGLVDGWDDPRMNTLAGLRRRGYTPQSIRLFAERIGVSKADSWIDMSVLEDCLRQDLNESAPRRLAVLEPLRVVIDNYPENQEEECLAPNHPQKPEWGNRSVPFSKIVYIERGDFMETPSKGFFRLSLGAEVRLRYAYVVKCISMVKNDSGEVVEIHCTYDPDSKSGTPGADKRKIKGNIHWLSVRNAQQVEVRLYDRLFAHAHPDASGQDYKTFLNPHSKSIITAFVEPSLRNIQPEDRFQFERNGYFIADPVDTKHEKPVFNRAVTLRDSWGKKA; translated from the coding sequence TTGACAAATAACGCTGACACTTACGCCGCCCCAACCTCCGCTTCCAACTTCATCCGCAATATCATTGAAGAGGATAACCGGAGCGGCAAATGGGGGGGACGTGTCGAAACCCGTTTTCCACCCGAGCCCAACGGCTACCTTCATATCGGCCATGCTAAAAGCATTTGCCTTAACTTCGGTCTCGCGCGAGATTATGACGGCATATGCCACCTGCGCCTGGACGACACCAATCCCGAAAAAGAAGAACAGGAATATGTTGATTCCATATGCGGCTCGGTCAGGTGGCTTGGCTTCGACTGGGGCGACCACCTCCATTATGCTTCCGACTATTTTGACAAGCTATATGAGTTTGCTGAACTCCTCATCAGGCAGGGCAAGGCCTACGTGGACAGTCTCACTGCGGATGAAATTCGGACTCTGCGTGGCACGTTGACCAAGGCCGGACAGAACAGCCCGTATCGCGACCGCTCCGTTGAGGAAAATCTCGCCATGTTCAGGCGAATGAAGGCAGGTGAATTTTCCGACGGCATGCATGTTTTACGCCTCAAGATCGACATGGCATCACCCAACATTAATTTGCGGGACCCCGTCATATATCGCATTCGCCATGCCCATCACCACCGCACCGGTGACAAATGGTGCATCTATCCCATGTACGATTACACACATTGCGTTTCGGACGCGCTAGAGAGAATCACCCACTCCCTCTGCACGCTTGAGTTCGAAGATCATCGTCCGCTATACGACTGGGTGCTGGATCAATTGTCGGATGTTGTCCCATGTCATCCGCAGCAAATTGAATTCGCGCGGCTAAATCTTACCTATAGTGTGATGAGCAAGCGCAAATTGATTGAACTGGTGAACGGGGGTTTGGTGGACGGCTGGGACGACCCGCGCATGAATACCCTGGCCGGACTTAGACGCCGCGGGTACACGCCCCAATCGATACGTCTTTTCGCGGAACGTATCGGTGTCAGTAAAGCTGATTCATGGATCGATATGAGCGTACTGGAAGATTGCCTGCGACAGGACTTGAACGAGTCTGCTCCCCGGCGTCTCGCCGTCCTGGAACCGTTAAGGGTGGTGATTGACAATTACCCTGAAAACCAGGAAGAGGAGTGCCTGGCGCCGAATCACCCGCAAAAGCCGGAATGGGGGAACCGTTCAGTACCCTTCTCGAAAATCGTCTACATCGAGCGCGGCGACTTCATGGAAACGCCGTCCAAAGGCTTCTTCAGGCTGTCCCTCGGCGCAGAGGTGCGATTACGCTATGCTTACGTTGTAAAATGCATAAGCATGGTCAAGAATGATAGTGGAGAAGTGGTGGAGATTCACTGCACTTATGATCCCGACAGTAAAAGTGGCACGCCTGGAGCGGACAAGCGCAAAATCAAGGGAAATATCCACTGGCTCTCTGTAAGGAATGCGCAACAAGTCGAAGTACGGCTTTATGACCGTTTGTTTGCTCACGCGCATCCCGACGCCAGCGGGCAGGATTACAAAACATTTCTTAATCCTCATTCCAAAAGCATCATAACGGCCTTCGTGGAACCGTCGCTCAGGAATATCCAACCGGAGGATCGCTTTCAATTTGAACGGAATGGGTACTTTATCGCCGACCCGGTGGATACGAAACATGAAAAGCCTGTTTTCAACCGCGCGGTAACACTTCGGGACTCATGGGGTAAGAAGGCTTGA
- a CDS encoding intradiol ring-cleavage dioxygenase, whose amino-acid sequence MDDRQDWFRNRRKMLALLGVTGVNALSAHSSASSGGGGESARRTPACVVTPAQTEGPYFVDERLHRSDVRSDPSDGSVKEGLPLALEIRILNVGQTGCVPLQDAVVDIWQCDAQGVYSDVMDPAFQTRGKKFLRGYQMTDAKGIARFLTIYPGSYPGRTVHIHFKIRTKGKHRSAHEFTSQFYFDDTLTDRVHAQPPYTSAKSRLPRTRNEQDGIYRAGGDQLVLTLVETNQGYVATFDVGLKGIPA is encoded by the coding sequence GTGGATGATCGTCAGGACTGGTTCAGAAATCGCCGGAAAATGCTTGCCCTGCTTGGCGTCACCGGGGTGAACGCGCTTTCGGCGCACTCATCGGCGAGCTCCGGCGGTGGCGGCGAATCAGCGCGACGAACCCCTGCCTGCGTGGTCACCCCTGCGCAAACCGAAGGTCCTTATTTTGTTGATGAGCGCTTGCATCGCTCGGATGTCCGTTCCGATCCTTCGGACGGGTCGGTAAAAGAAGGGCTGCCGCTCGCGCTCGAAATCCGCATACTCAACGTCGGTCAAACAGGCTGTGTACCTCTGCAGGATGCCGTCGTTGATATCTGGCAGTGCGACGCACAGGGTGTCTATTCTGATGTCATGGACCCTGCGTTCCAGACCCGCGGAAAGAAATTTCTACGCGGCTACCAGATGACGGACGCTAAGGGCATCGCGCGATTCCTCACCATTTATCCCGGGTCGTATCCGGGCAGAACAGTGCATATTCACTTCAAAATTCGCACGAAGGGAAAACACCGCTCGGCTCATGAGTTTACATCGCAGTTCTATTTCGACGACACCCTGACGGACCGGGTACATGCGCAGCCGCCATACACCTCGGCAAAGTCACGTCTCCCGCGCACGAGAAATGAGCAAGACGGCATATACCGTGCAGGAGGCGATCAGTTAGTGCTTACTCTCGTCGAGACGAACCAAGGATATGTTGCAACGTTTGATGTTGGCCTAAAGGGAATTCCCGCGTAG
- a CDS encoding glycerophosphodiester phosphodiesterase — protein MLVIAHRGYHAKVPENTLAAFEAAVNAGAGGIETDVRISREGVPVLIHDRIIASGQAVADLTRKEIEQAVGYGIPTLDEALEYFPGVLWNVEIKTAQALSTVIKVLERHQAGHRLVVTSFRHDLVAVCASSLKVNCGLLLAHRPLTLSSVLADFNCDGNPRVNHLVWNYEVLDDTLLKEAAEDGYRNFVYGAVTRAEHDICREANVDGIITDYPLLVQNV, from the coding sequence ATGCTGGTAATAGCGCATCGCGGTTATCACGCGAAGGTGCCCGAAAATACACTGGCGGCTTTTGAAGCCGCAGTGAATGCGGGCGCAGGCGGTATCGAGACTGACGTGCGCATCAGTCGCGAGGGGGTGCCGGTGCTGATCCATGATCGCATTATTGCATCAGGCCAAGCAGTGGCGGATCTGACGCGAAAGGAGATCGAGCAGGCAGTGGGCTACGGGATACCCACGCTGGATGAAGCGCTGGAGTATTTTCCCGGTGTATTGTGGAATGTGGAAATTAAAACTGCACAGGCCCTATCGACCGTCATAAAAGTGCTCGAAAGGCATCAGGCTGGCCACCGCCTTGTGGTGACGTCTTTCCGCCATGATCTGGTAGCGGTTTGCGCCTCATCGCTCAAGGTTAATTGCGGGCTGTTGCTGGCACATCGGCCGCTTACGCTGAGTTCCGTGCTGGCTGACTTCAACTGTGACGGAAATCCGAGGGTTAATCATCTCGTCTGGAACTACGAGGTTCTGGATGATACCCTTTTGAAAGAGGCAGCCGAGGACGGGTACCGCAATTTTGTTTATGGCGCCGTAACCAGAGCCGAGCATGACATTTGCCGGGAAGCGAATGTGGACGGAATCATCACAGACTACCCGCTTCTTGTGCAGAACGTATAG
- the trxA gene encoding thioredoxin TrxA, whose translation MSQHIHYVADGTFETEVIQSTVPVLVDFWAEWCGPCKMIAPILDEVAGEYGDRLKVAKLNIDENQATPQKYGIRGIPTLMLFKNGNIEATKVGALSKSQLTAFIDSHI comes from the coding sequence ATGAGCCAGCATATCCATTATGTCGCGGATGGAACATTTGAGACCGAAGTAATACAATCCACTGTTCCTGTTCTGGTGGATTTTTGGGCAGAGTGGTGCGGACCGTGCAAGATGATCGCGCCTATCCTGGATGAAGTCGCCGGCGAATATGGGGATCGGCTAAAGGTAGCAAAGCTGAATATCGATGAGAACCAGGCCACGCCGCAAAAATACGGCATTCGTGGGATCCCTACCCTCATGCTGTTCAAGAATGGCAACATTGAGGCAACCAAGGTCGGCGCCCTGTCGAAATCTCAGCTAACCGCCTTTATTGACAGCCACATCTAA
- the rpmE gene encoding 50S ribosomal protein L31, translating to MKPDIHPNYQEITVTCSCGSTFQTRSTMGRPLHIEVCSVCHPFYTGKQKIVDTAGRVEKFRQKYGKKPEKQAAA from the coding sequence ATGAAACCAGACATTCATCCAAACTACCAGGAAATCACCGTGACCTGTAGTTGCGGCAGTACTTTTCAGACGCGATCCACCATGGGTCGGCCTTTGCATATCGAGGTTTGCTCAGTGTGCCATCCCTTCTATACGGGTAAGCAGAAAATTGTTGACACGGCCGGTCGGGTCGAGAAATTTCGGCAGAAATACGGCAAAAAGCCTGAGAAGCAGGCTGCAGCTTAA